The stretch of DNA GTTGGTGGTGGATTTATCGGTTTAGAAATGGCAGAGAATCTTCATGAACGAGGGATAGATGTTACGGTTATTGAAATGGCTAACCAAGTGATGGCCCCGTTAGATTATGAAATGGCATCCATCATTCATACGCATCTTGAAGAAAAGGGAGTCAACCTTGTTTTAAGCGATGGGGTCGAGTCTTTTGAAAGCGAAGGAAAGATTGTTGTTACAAATAACGGTAAGCGAATGGAGACCGACCTCATTATTTTATCGATTGGCGTTCGCCCAGAGAATGAACTTGCTATTAACGCTGGCCTTCAGGTAGGAGAACGTGGAGGAATCCAAGTAAATGACTATTTACAAACAAACGACCCAAATATTTATGCGATTGGTGATGCTATTGAAGTAAAGGATTATATTAACGGGAAGCCGACGATGATTCCACTCGCATGGCCAGCGAATAGGCAAGGCAGACTTGTGGCGGATAATATTTACGGAAAGAAAGCTAAATATAACGGTACACTTGGAACATCGATTGCTAAAGTTTTAGATTATACAGTGGCAACTACTGGAAATAATGAAAAAACATTAAAGCGTTTAGGAATTCCGTACGAAGTTATCCATCTTCATCCTAGCTCACATGCCGGCTATTACCCTGGTGCAGCACCGATTGCATTAAAACTAGTGTTTGATAAAGAAACAGGCAAAATCTATGGAGCGCAAGCGGTTGGAAAGGATGGAGTCGATAAAAGGATCGATGTGATTGCAACAGCCATTAAAGGTGGCTTAAGCGTCGTAGACCTTGCTGACTTAGAGCTAGCCTATGCACCTCCATATTCTTCAGCTAAGGATCCTGTTAATATGCTAGGTTACGCAGCAACCAATATTGTGGAAGGTGTGATCGAAACCGTTCAGTGGCATGAAATTGATGAAATCGTGGCAAATGGTGCTACGTTAGTCGATGTACGCACACCTATCGAGTTAGAAATGGGCTTTATCGAAGGGGCCATTAATATTCCAATTGATGATATCCGGGAGCGGTTAACAGAACTTCCGAAAAATGAAAAGATTTATGTTAATTGCCAAGTAGGGCTACGTGGTTATTTAGCTACACGTATCCTTCAGGAAAATGGGTTTAAAGTGAAAAATTTAGATGGTGGCTGGAAAACTTACTCTTCAGTGCATAGCAATAAAAAGAAAGACTGTGATATGAAAACGGACGACTCCGGTGTGGCACGAGTTGATTGTCAAGAGTTTAGACCAGATGTAAAAATAGATGCCAGCGGCCTTCAATGTCCAGGACCTATTATAAGTGTAGCAAAAGCAGTAAAAGAAATGGGAAAAGGACAAATTTTAGAAGTAACAGCAACTGATTCACAATTTGTTAGGGATTTACCTTCATGGTGTGAGCACAATGGCCATACTTTACTAGAGGAGAAGAAAGATAGGAAAATGATTAAAGCTTATGTTCAGAAAAATTAGTGCTGGAAATTAAGGAATAGTAAAGAGTTCATATTCTTTCTTCTGAATTGGTCTTGGTTGTTTTTTTTGAAGCCTAAAAGATCTTCTAATTAATAGTGGGTTGTTATTTAGTATCTAATAGATATTTATGGTTTTAGAGTTATCATCAGGGTTAAGATATTACACACTTTCACCTTACGTGCTGCATAATTGAACTAGTTCTGATAATATCTATATATGGTTCGCTAGCACTTAAAATAAAAAAGATATGGCAAACAGACTACATCATATCTGTCGGTCACTATCCAAGTCATATATAGAAAGTAAATAAGAGGTTGCCAAACGAGGCAACCTCTAAATATTAGTAAATAAAAATTTTCAAACGACTTAATAATAATTTATATCCATAGATCGTCAATGCGAACAATGTAAAAATAGGAAATATATGTTTTGGTGTGAAGTGTACTAATTTATAAAGTTTCATTCTTTGAAATATCCAGTTTAAAGGGTAAGAAAAAAACAAATCGATGAGCAAGTTTATTAATAGATAACGTTTGAAATTTCCAAACGTAAAGTGGAAAATCCATATTGTCCCAATAAAAAATGGTCCTAATATAAAACTTCCGTCATTAAGGAGCTTATTTTTTAAACCACCTTCTACAACCCACCATTTATAAGGTACTGCTAGTGCGCATAGCCCAGTTACAAGCGTTGAAGCAAAAAGAGTAACAGGAAGAAATTGCTTAAAGGATTTTATAGGTATCACAGGAACTGAAAGCCAAGGGGCTACCAATAAAATTATTCGAATAATGTTTGGCATACTCATTTTATAGAGCTCCTTTCTTTTTTATTT from Sutcliffiella cohnii encodes:
- the cdr gene encoding CoA-disulfide reductase; this encodes MSKKIVIVGGVAGGATAAARLRRIDETSKIVLFEKGEYMSFANCGLPYYIGEKIKDRQKLLVQTVEGMSKKFNLDIRNLSEVIGINRETKTVQVKDLKTGNAYEESYDDLVLSPGARPIVPPIQGLNEAKAIFTLRNIPDTDKIKSYVDNEKPKRAVVVGGGFIGLEMAENLHERGIDVTVIEMANQVMAPLDYEMASIIHTHLEEKGVNLVLSDGVESFESEGKIVVTNNGKRMETDLIILSIGVRPENELAINAGLQVGERGGIQVNDYLQTNDPNIYAIGDAIEVKDYINGKPTMIPLAWPANRQGRLVADNIYGKKAKYNGTLGTSIAKVLDYTVATTGNNEKTLKRLGIPYEVIHLHPSSHAGYYPGAAPIALKLVFDKETGKIYGAQAVGKDGVDKRIDVIATAIKGGLSVVDLADLELAYAPPYSSAKDPVNMLGYAATNIVEGVIETVQWHEIDEIVANGATLVDVRTPIELEMGFIEGAINIPIDDIRERLTELPKNEKIYVNCQVGLRGYLATRILQENGFKVKNLDGGWKTYSSVHSNKKKDCDMKTDDSGVARVDCQEFRPDVKIDASGLQCPGPIISVAKAVKEMGKGQILEVTATDSQFVRDLPSWCEHNGHTLLEEKKDRKMIKAYVQKN